The proteins below come from a single Halomicroarcula saliterrae genomic window:
- a CDS encoding phosphotransferase family protein, with protein MNRSLVAAVAESCYPRRAIRAVEPVTTGGRRETAVVRFDGHGPLVVQLSTDIEAVETEAALVEAVRARTSVPAPAITATGTREGTAYLVSEHWPGEDLHETFAASAPATQRAVAAQFGRYLGELHAAFAFDGCGELSAETAPSNGDRLAASGTDCRRWLVGYGRRAVDRLPAEFDSHRGRLGDCLDAAPADTATPTLFPWDLRPGNALVDSGAVSAVVDWERPMAAPPALALAKVEYLVADWYVDDPAPLRRAVRDGYGAVRPTPAVGPHHRVAAIAASAVDSRGAVTNPGYPERDRAASVAFHRAALTAALPD; from the coding sequence ATGAACCGCTCGCTCGTCGCCGCGGTCGCCGAGTCGTGCTATCCGCGACGGGCGATACGCGCGGTCGAACCCGTGACCACGGGCGGGCGCCGGGAGACCGCGGTGGTCCGCTTCGACGGGCACGGGCCGCTGGTCGTCCAGCTGTCGACGGATATCGAAGCGGTCGAAACCGAAGCGGCGCTCGTCGAGGCAGTCCGGGCGCGGACCTCGGTCCCGGCGCCGGCGATTACGGCCACCGGAACCCGCGAGGGAACCGCCTATCTGGTGAGCGAACACTGGCCCGGCGAGGACCTCCACGAGACTTTCGCCGCCAGTGCGCCGGCGACCCAGCGCGCCGTCGCGGCGCAGTTCGGCCGCTATCTCGGTGAGCTCCACGCCGCGTTCGCGTTCGACGGCTGCGGTGAGCTGTCCGCGGAGACAGCCCCGTCCAACGGCGACCGCCTCGCCGCTTCGGGGACGGACTGCAGGCGCTGGCTCGTCGGGTACGGCCGACGCGCGGTCGACCGACTCCCCGCCGAGTTCGACTCCCACCGGGGGCGACTGGGCGACTGCCTCGACGCCGCGCCGGCCGACACCGCGACCCCGACCCTGTTCCCGTGGGACCTCCGGCCGGGCAACGCGCTCGTCGATTCGGGCGCCGTCTCGGCCGTCGTCGACTGGGAGCGCCCGATGGCCGCTCCGCCGGCCCTGGCCCTGGCCAAGGTCGAGTACCTCGTCGCCGACTGGTACGTCGACGACCCGGCGCCGCTGCGCCGGGCCGTTCGCGACGGCTACGGCGCCGTCAGACCCACCCCAGCGGTCGGTCCCCACCACCGGGTCGCGGCCATCGCAGCCAGCGCCGTCGACTCCCGCGGTGCCGTGACCAATCCCGGCTATCCCGAACGGGACCGGGCCGCGTCCGTGGCCTTCCACCGGGCGGCGCTGACCGCGGCACTGCCAGACTGA
- a CDS encoding HAD family hydrolase, whose product MVTFDAVLFDLDGTLVGPTQDIATVYERAFERVGVERFAEPPELWAVLDGPPDPADQVGYLGAGFARLAAQHGRRDVDPLALAEAFVEGIDNTQVTLHSGAERALSAARAAGATAVLTNGPEARQADKVGAVDLDSRVDTVVYAGDMARRKPHAAPFEATLSALDVAPDRALYVGDSLGYDVAGAHNAGLTAAYLDDGDGPAPYRPEHVLESLADLPPLLE is encoded by the coding sequence ATCGTGACGTTCGACGCCGTGCTCTTCGACCTCGACGGGACCCTCGTGGGGCCCACTCAGGACATCGCGACCGTGTACGAACGGGCCTTCGAGCGGGTCGGCGTGGAGCGATTCGCCGAGCCGCCGGAGCTGTGGGCCGTCCTCGACGGCCCGCCGGACCCCGCCGACCAGGTGGGCTATCTCGGCGCCGGCTTCGCCCGGCTCGCCGCCCAGCACGGCCGGCGCGACGTCGACCCGCTCGCGCTCGCCGAGGCGTTCGTCGAGGGCATCGACAACACGCAGGTAACGCTACACTCGGGGGCCGAGCGAGCGCTGTCGGCCGCCCGAGCGGCGGGAGCGACGGCCGTGCTCACCAACGGCCCCGAGGCCCGACAGGCGGACAAGGTCGGCGCGGTCGACCTCGACTCGCGGGTCGACACCGTCGTCTACGCCGGCGACATGGCGCGACGGAAACCACACGCCGCGCCGTTCGAGGCGACGCTCTCCGCGCTCGACGTGGCGCCCGACCGGGCGCTGTACGTGGGCGATTCGCTCGGCTACGACGTGGCGGGCGCGCACAACGCCGGACTGACGGCCGCCTACCTCGACGACGGCGACGGCCCGGCCCCCTACCGCCCCGAACACGTGCTCGAATCGCTCGCCGACCTCCCCCCGTTGCTGGAATGA
- a CDS encoding zinc-dependent alcohol dehydrogenase family protein — MQAVLLEAFQEPLSVQEVDRPEVDPDGAVAEVVGCGICRSDWHCWQGDWDWFGYRPDPPHILGHEPTGRIVEVGENVEALDEGQEVAIPFNFACGSCELCRNGRENICENHVGLGFMNEAPGAFAEEVHIPNADLNAVPLPGDIDAEAAAGCGCRFMTSFHAMAHRGPVSAGDDVVIHGCGGIGLSAVHIADALGGNVIGVDLTDEKLEKAEELGAVETVNASETDDPAAEVRAITDGGADVSADALGIATTCQNAVNSLRKGGTHVQIGLTTSEEAGHVSLPTDEFVAKEIEFKGSLGLQPSRYSEMLDMIETSKLDPTALVDDTVDIHQVPDELAAMSEYNTLGIPVCTEFSN, encoded by the coding sequence ATGCAAGCCGTACTACTGGAGGCGTTTCAGGAGCCGCTGAGCGTACAGGAAGTCGACCGGCCCGAGGTGGACCCCGACGGGGCCGTCGCCGAGGTCGTCGGCTGCGGTATCTGTCGGTCGGACTGGCACTGCTGGCAGGGCGACTGGGACTGGTTCGGCTACCGGCCCGACCCACCCCACATCCTCGGCCACGAACCGACCGGGCGCATCGTCGAAGTCGGCGAGAACGTCGAGGCACTGGACGAGGGACAGGAGGTCGCCATCCCGTTCAACTTCGCCTGTGGCTCCTGTGAACTCTGTCGGAACGGCCGCGAGAACATCTGTGAGAACCACGTCGGACTCGGGTTCATGAACGAGGCCCCCGGCGCGTTCGCCGAGGAGGTCCACATCCCCAACGCCGACCTCAACGCCGTCCCGCTGCCCGGGGACATCGACGCGGAGGCGGCCGCGGGCTGTGGCTGTCGGTTCATGACCTCCTTCCACGCGATGGCCCACCGAGGGCCCGTCAGCGCCGGCGACGACGTGGTCATCCACGGCTGTGGCGGCATCGGGCTCTCGGCGGTCCACATCGCCGACGCCCTGGGAGGCAACGTCATCGGCGTCGACCTGACCGACGAGAAACTGGAGAAAGCCGAGGAGCTGGGCGCCGTCGAGACCGTCAACGCCTCGGAGACCGACGACCCGGCGGCCGAGGTCCGGGCTATCACCGACGGCGGCGCGGACGTGTCGGCCGACGCGCTGGGCATCGCCACCACCTGCCAGAACGCGGTGAACTCCCTGCGGAAGGGCGGGACCCACGTCCAGATCGGCCTGACGACGAGCGAGGAGGCGGGCCACGTCTCGCTCCCGACCGACGAGTTCGTCGCCAAGGAGATAGAGTTCAAGGGGTCGCTGGGCCTGCAGCCCTCGCGGTACTCCGAGATGCTCGACATGATAGAGACGAGCAAGCTCGACCCGACGGCGCTGGTCGACGACACTGTCGACATCCATCAGGTGCCCGACGAACTCGCCGCGATGAGCGAGTACAACACGCTCGGTATCCCGGTCTGTACGGAGTTCAGTAACTAG
- a CDS encoding ATP-grasp domain-containing protein gives MTDIDPNAWRTLVLDADSQAGLCVIRSLGRRGVPVTAGSEFDHSLGSLSKYSENDLSHPSPTDAPEAFVDRLYGVLDEDDYFAVIPVNDATSKVVSQAKARLEATGTIVGIGDWDQEQAVYDKARTFELAESLDIPIPETHAPSSLAEVERLADDIAYPVVVKSRSKYVRDLAGRLQLHRVGDDSYAADPDELVSTYSDVLSKNEHLEAFPPLIQAYVPGETTTTVGLADEGDLQAWFQERRLRTTPASGGNSTLIRGMRDPAMREHAAELLDALEWTGPVQVEFMRTLDGEYYLIEVNGRYWGSVPLAVASGVDVPWLHLCQLAGYTPTSPPVYRDDVVQQRLLYGDFKWLAERLSDGHPSALAEFLATFGYATPVFARTDDPLPSAMAPFRWAEHRASKVYEKAMGALSSQSEDAPEEMPKQVATAPDESP, from the coding sequence ATGACCGATATCGACCCGAACGCGTGGCGAACGCTCGTACTCGACGCCGACAGTCAGGCCGGCCTCTGTGTGATCCGGTCGCTCGGGAGACGCGGAGTTCCCGTGACCGCGGGCAGCGAATTCGACCACTCCCTCGGCTCGCTGTCGAAGTACTCCGAGAACGACCTGTCACACCCGTCACCCACGGACGCGCCCGAGGCGTTCGTCGACCGGCTGTACGGCGTCCTCGACGAGGACGACTACTTCGCCGTCATCCCGGTCAACGACGCGACGAGCAAAGTGGTCTCACAGGCGAAGGCACGGCTCGAAGCGACGGGAACGATAGTCGGCATCGGGGACTGGGACCAGGAGCAGGCGGTGTACGACAAGGCGCGGACCTTCGAGCTGGCCGAGTCGCTCGATATCCCGATACCCGAGACCCACGCGCCGTCGTCGCTGGCCGAGGTCGAACGACTCGCCGACGACATCGCCTATCCGGTCGTCGTCAAATCGCGGAGCAAGTACGTCCGTGACCTGGCCGGTCGGCTCCAGCTCCACCGCGTCGGCGACGACAGCTACGCCGCCGACCCGGACGAGCTCGTCTCGACCTACAGCGACGTGCTCTCGAAAAACGAGCACCTCGAAGCGTTCCCACCGCTCATCCAGGCGTACGTGCCCGGTGAGACGACCACCACCGTCGGCCTCGCGGACGAGGGCGACCTCCAGGCCTGGTTTCAGGAGCGCCGGCTCAGAACGACGCCGGCCAGTGGTGGGAACTCGACGCTCATCCGCGGCATGCGCGACCCGGCGATGCGCGAACACGCCGCGGAGCTGCTCGACGCGCTGGAGTGGACCGGCCCCGTCCAGGTCGAGTTCATGCGTACCCTCGACGGCGAGTACTACCTCATCGAGGTGAACGGGCGGTACTGGGGGTCGGTCCCCCTCGCCGTCGCCTCCGGCGTCGACGTGCCGTGGCTCCACCTCTGCCAGCTCGCGGGGTACACGCCCACGAGCCCGCCGGTGTACCGGGACGACGTGGTCCAGCAGCGACTGCTGTACGGCGACTTCAAGTGGCTCGCCGAACGCCTCTCCGACGGGCATCCCTCGGCTCTCGCCGAGTTCCTCGCCACCTTCGGTTACGCGACGCCCGTGTTCGCGCGCACCGACGACCCCCTCCCGAGCGCCATGGCCCCGTTCAGGTGGGCGGAACACCGAGCGAGCAAGGTCTACGAGAAAGCGATGGGCGCGTTGTCGTCCCAGTCAGAGGACGCCCCAGAGGAGATGCCAAAGCAGGTCGCGACCGCTCCGGACGAATCGCCGTGA
- a CDS encoding aldehyde dehydrogenase family protein, whose product MSVDDTSQSPAERKSAIEQRHEQAADEVLPDHRQLYIGGEWVQSISGESFETTDPTTGETLAEVAAGQAEDVDRAVAAAWDAYEDTYSDFSTADRQAMLEAMADAVEANKEAFARLESLDNGKPITEARIDMELVVDHFRYFAGIARSHSGRTVDTDDSRHVQTLQEPYGVVGQIIPWNFPLLMAAWKLSPALSAGNCVVLKPAEETPLTILKLMEEADDVVPDGVVNVVTGFGPEAGEPLSNHEDIRKLAFTGSTEIGSEVMKSAADNITDITLELGGKSPLVVFPDADLEQAVQTTITAIFFNTGECCCAGSRLFVHEDVKDEFLDELAAAADELTVDDPLLDSTDLGPKVTAEQVERTMEYIEQAESEGAAFVTGGSQPDDEALSDGCFVAPTLIDDIDHDSDAVQEEIFGPVQEVFEWSDYDEMIELANDVDYGLAAGVLTEDLTTAHQCAKDIEAGNIWVNTYNDFPAGQPFGGYKKSGIGRETAQEAVDHYTQTKTVNISLD is encoded by the coding sequence ATGTCAGTCGATGACACATCCCAGAGTCCCGCGGAGCGAAAGTCCGCTATCGAGCAGCGCCACGAACAGGCCGCGGACGAGGTACTACCCGACCACCGGCAGCTGTACATCGGCGGGGAGTGGGTCCAGAGCATCTCGGGCGAATCCTTCGAGACCACCGACCCCACCACGGGCGAGACGCTCGCGGAGGTCGCGGCCGGTCAGGCCGAAGACGTCGACCGCGCCGTCGCGGCCGCCTGGGACGCCTACGAGGACACCTACAGCGACTTCTCGACCGCCGACCGGCAGGCGATGCTCGAAGCGATGGCCGACGCCGTCGAGGCGAACAAAGAGGCGTTCGCCCGGCTCGAATCGCTGGACAACGGGAAACCGATAACCGAGGCCCGCATCGATATGGAGCTGGTCGTCGACCACTTCCGCTACTTCGCCGGCATCGCCCGCTCGCACTCGGGCCGGACCGTCGACACGGACGACAGCCGACACGTCCAGACACTGCAGGAGCCCTACGGCGTCGTCGGCCAGATAATCCCGTGGAACTTCCCGCTGTTGATGGCCGCCTGGAAGCTCAGCCCCGCGCTTTCGGCCGGGAACTGCGTCGTCCTCAAACCCGCAGAGGAGACGCCGCTGACGATACTGAAGCTCATGGAGGAGGCCGACGACGTCGTCCCGGACGGCGTGGTCAACGTCGTCACGGGCTTTGGTCCGGAGGCCGGTGAACCCCTCTCGAACCACGAGGACATCCGGAAGCTCGCCTTCACCGGCTCGACGGAAATCGGCAGCGAGGTGATGAAAAGCGCCGCCGACAACATCACCGACATCACGCTGGAACTGGGCGGCAAGAGCCCGCTCGTCGTCTTCCCCGATGCGGACCTCGAACAGGCCGTCCAGACGACGATTACGGCCATCTTCTTCAACACCGGCGAGTGCTGCTGTGCCGGCTCGCGGCTGTTCGTCCACGAGGACGTCAAAGACGAGTTCCTCGACGAACTCGCGGCGGCGGCCGACGAGCTGACCGTCGACGACCCGCTGCTTGACTCGACGGACCTCGGGCCGAAGGTCACCGCCGAGCAGGTCGAGCGGACGATGGAGTACATCGAGCAGGCCGAGTCGGAGGGCGCCGCCTTCGTCACCGGCGGGAGCCAGCCCGACGACGAGGCGCTCTCGGACGGCTGTTTCGTCGCGCCGACGCTCATCGACGACATCGACCACGACAGCGACGCGGTCCAGGAGGAGATATTCGGCCCCGTCCAGGAAGTGTTCGAGTGGAGCGACTACGACGAGATGATCGAACTCGCGAACGACGTGGACTACGGGCTCGCCGCGGGCGTGCTCACCGAGGACCTCACGACGGCCCACCAGTGTGCGAAAGACATCGAAGCCGGTAACATCTGGGTCAACACGTACAACGACTTCCCGGCGGGCCAGCCCTTCGGCGGCTACAAGAAGTCCGGCATCGGCCGCGAGACCGCCCAGGAGGCCGTCGACCACTACACCCAGACCAAGACCGTCAACATCAGTCTGGACTGA
- a CDS encoding PAS domain S-box protein has protein sequence MDTIALSDGLRQTLGRFDADGTPLTTPEVAAELDVGRRTTYARLERLVEADRLATKKVGASARVWWRPPASSRDGDSGSLAPDILDAVDAALVVVDADGEVAWVNDAAERYFGLDRDAVLGRPHRWLAEERLAGVVSDGDSEAVLATGAGEGGPGQFDCHVTDGPDREERWLEHHSEPIESGPHAGGRVERYDDITERKRETATGSGRSETLQSLVEAVEEYAIFTLDTEGRVRTWNPGAERIKGYEAEGILGEHVSVFYTDEDRAAGVPEANLAAARAEGSVEDEGWRVRADGSRFWANVTITAIRDDDGDLDGYAKVTRDMTERKHAEAERELLYDTTRSVAAAETFEAGLQAALADICAVTDWEYAEAWMPTDEGELRRAPADYHADDLASFADFSESFRFDPGEGLPGRVYESGTYEWATDLEAGSREVYPRLAAALDAGLVSSLGVPVVADGDTVAVLTFLLGERRQTDERLVRLVSSVAAELGELLGHRQAEERLKRERELLERVFETAPIGLAEFGPDRDVVRANGRLADIVGLSTENIDDYTVGDLTLLDPDDEPLSVEELPIGQVFETGAPVFDQKVQCRRDDGTTRWLSVDATPVTDDGELSRVVAAVTDITRLVEQAEQLERQRDELDDELREVFARIDDAFMAVDEMWRFTHVNEQAARLLDRPVGELIGRNIWEEFPEAEGSVFQAEYERALQSTESVTFEEYYAPLDTWFEVAAYPSETGLSVYFRDVTDRKRRERELEEYERIVETVADGIYVLDEDDRFQQVNDAFVSMTRFDRTELLGSHASAVFGDGFEERGELARGETGDDRDVAVFEEELYTADGDAITVESRFSQFAVDGGEGRAGVVRDITERIERQQELELYATITETVPDGVYALDGDDRFVLVNEAFCELVGYDREELLGERPTLINSETVNERANELEQAVTEGDREVGTLEFEFRTASGDRVPVEGHFRPYSYRDVSGRCGVARDMTDRVERERKLERQREQLTALNSLNRVVREITEAVIEQSTREEIERSVCELLADSESYMFAWIGDADPESQTVNLRTEAGVEGYLDDITISVDPEDDRSEGPTGRAFRTGEVETTRNLVTDSRYEPWRDYVEAYGFRSSAAIPVVHDGTTYGVLNVYAQRPSAFEGEEREMVGQLGEIVGHAIAAVERKQALLSDEVVELSFQMENAFASMGMEGPNEGTIELEHTVSIDEGEFVLFGRASPAAADTVERMVEAFPYYETVSFREDGERFELRVSEPPILSAIASLGGSVETAVVEDGSYQLTVHLSPTADVSRVIDAVKDRYPDATLLKRRQLTKRDRSGSEGNALTGALTDRQLTVLETAYYAGFFEWPRAASGETVAESLGVAPPTFHQHLRKAERKVFDRVFATGD, from the coding sequence ATGGATACGATAGCGCTCTCCGACGGGCTCCGTCAGACGCTCGGTCGTTTCGACGCGGACGGAACGCCCCTGACGACGCCGGAGGTCGCGGCGGAACTCGACGTCGGGCGTCGGACCACCTACGCCCGTCTGGAGCGCCTCGTCGAGGCGGACCGACTGGCCACGAAGAAAGTGGGAGCGAGTGCCCGGGTCTGGTGGCGCCCACCGGCGAGTAGTCGGGATGGAGACAGCGGCTCGCTCGCCCCCGATATCCTCGACGCCGTCGACGCGGCTCTCGTCGTCGTCGACGCTGACGGCGAGGTCGCGTGGGTCAACGACGCGGCCGAGCGGTACTTCGGTCTCGACCGTGACGCCGTCCTCGGACGGCCCCATCGCTGGCTCGCCGAGGAGCGACTCGCTGGCGTCGTCTCGGACGGCGACAGCGAGGCCGTCCTCGCGACCGGGGCGGGCGAGGGCGGGCCCGGACAGTTCGACTGCCACGTCACCGACGGGCCCGACCGCGAGGAGCGGTGGCTCGAACACCACAGCGAGCCGATAGAGTCGGGCCCCCACGCGGGCGGCCGCGTCGAACGCTACGACGACATCACCGAGCGCAAGCGCGAGACCGCGACCGGTTCGGGACGCAGCGAGACGCTGCAGTCGCTGGTCGAGGCGGTCGAGGAGTACGCCATCTTCACGCTGGACACCGAGGGCCGTGTCCGGACGTGGAACCCCGGCGCCGAGCGGATCAAGGGTTACGAGGCCGAGGGGATTCTGGGCGAGCACGTCTCGGTGTTTTACACCGACGAAGACCGCGCGGCCGGCGTCCCCGAGGCGAACCTCGCCGCGGCCAGGGCCGAGGGGTCGGTCGAGGACGAGGGGTGGCGGGTGCGGGCTGACGGCTCCCGCTTCTGGGCGAACGTGACCATCACGGCGATTCGCGACGACGACGGTGACCTCGACGGCTACGCGAAGGTCACCCGCGATATGACCGAGCGGAAACACGCCGAGGCCGAACGGGAACTGCTCTACGACACGACGCGCTCGGTCGCGGCGGCCGAGACGTTCGAGGCCGGGCTGCAGGCGGCGCTCGCGGACATCTGTGCGGTCACCGACTGGGAGTACGCCGAAGCCTGGATGCCAACCGACGAGGGGGAGCTGCGGCGCGCGCCGGCCGACTACCACGCGGACGACCTCGCGTCGTTTGCCGACTTCTCCGAGTCCTTCAGGTTCGACCCCGGCGAGGGGCTCCCCGGGCGGGTGTACGAGTCCGGAACGTACGAGTGGGCGACCGACCTCGAAGCCGGCTCCCGGGAGGTGTACCCCAGACTCGCTGCGGCGCTCGACGCGGGACTGGTGTCCTCGCTCGGGGTCCCGGTCGTGGCAGACGGCGACACCGTCGCCGTGCTCACCTTCCTGCTGGGGGAGCGCCGACAGACCGACGAGCGGCTGGTCAGGCTCGTCTCGTCGGTCGCCGCGGAACTCGGCGAGTTGCTGGGCCACAGGCAGGCCGAGGAGCGCCTGAAGCGCGAACGGGAGCTGCTGGAACGGGTGTTCGAGACCGCACCCATCGGGCTCGCGGAGTTCGGCCCCGACCGCGACGTCGTTCGGGCCAACGGGCGACTGGCCGATATCGTGGGCCTGTCCACCGAGAACATCGACGACTACACCGTGGGGGACCTGACGCTCCTCGACCCCGACGACGAGCCGCTTTCGGTCGAGGAACTCCCCATCGGTCAGGTGTTCGAAACCGGCGCGCCCGTGTTCGACCAGAAGGTCCAGTGCCGGAGAGACGACGGGACGACCCGGTGGCTCTCGGTCGACGCGACACCGGTGACCGACGACGGGGAGCTCTCACGGGTCGTCGCCGCCGTGACGGATATCACTCGCCTGGTCGAACAGGCCGAGCAGCTCGAACGCCAGCGCGACGAGCTCGACGACGAGCTCCGGGAGGTGTTCGCCCGCATCGACGACGCCTTCATGGCCGTCGACGAGATGTGGCGGTTCACGCACGTCAACGAGCAGGCCGCACGGCTGCTGGACCGGCCGGTCGGCGAACTCATCGGGCGGAACATCTGGGAGGAGTTCCCCGAGGCCGAGGGCTCGGTGTTCCAGGCCGAGTACGAGCGGGCGCTCCAATCGACGGAGTCGGTGACCTTCGAGGAGTACTACGCGCCACTGGACACCTGGTTCGAGGTGGCGGCCTACCCCTCCGAGACCGGCCTCTCGGTGTACTTCCGCGACGTGACCGACCGCAAGCGGCGCGAGCGGGAACTCGAAGAATACGAGCGTATCGTCGAGACCGTCGCCGACGGTATCTACGTCCTCGACGAGGACGACCGGTTCCAGCAGGTAAACGACGCGTTCGTCTCGATGACCCGGTTCGACCGGACGGAGCTGCTGGGGTCACACGCCTCTGCCGTCTTCGGCGACGGGTTCGAAGAGCGGGGCGAACTCGCCCGCGGCGAGACCGGGGACGACCGGGACGTGGCGGTGTTCGAAGAGGAGCTGTACACGGCAGACGGAGACGCCATCACCGTCGAGAGCCGTTTCAGCCAGTTCGCCGTGGACGGCGGGGAAGGGCGTGCCGGTGTGGTTCGGGACATCACCGAGCGCATCGAGCGCCAGCAGGAGCTCGAACTGTACGCGACTATCACCGAGACTGTCCCGGACGGGGTCTACGCGCTCGACGGGGACGATCGATTCGTGCTCGTCAACGAAGCGTTCTGTGAGCTCGTCGGCTACGACCGTGAGGAACTGCTCGGCGAACGGCCGACGCTCATCAACAGCGAGACGGTCAACGAGCGGGCGAACGAGCTGGAACAGGCGGTCACGGAGGGGGACCGTGAGGTCGGGACGCTGGAGTTCGAGTTCCGGACCGCGTCCGGCGACCGGGTGCCCGTCGAGGGCCACTTCCGCCCGTACAGCTACCGCGATGTCAGCGGGCGCTGTGGCGTCGCCCGGGATATGACCGACCGCGTCGAGCGCGAGCGCAAGCTCGAACGGCAGCGCGAACAGCTCACCGCGCTCAACAGCCTCAACCGGGTCGTCCGCGAGATAACCGAGGCCGTCATCGAGCAGTCCACGCGCGAGGAAATCGAGCGGTCAGTCTGCGAACTGCTCGCCGACTCCGAGTCGTACATGTTCGCCTGGATCGGTGACGCGGACCCCGAAAGCCAGACCGTGAACCTCCGGACGGAAGCCGGCGTCGAGGGGTATCTCGACGATATCACCATCTCGGTCGACCCGGAGGACGACCGGAGCGAGGGGCCCACGGGCAGAGCCTTCCGGACGGGCGAGGTCGAGACCACGCGGAACCTCGTTACCGACAGCCGGTACGAGCCGTGGCGGGACTACGTCGAGGCCTACGGCTTCCGGTCGTCCGCGGCGATACCCGTCGTCCACGACGGGACGACCTACGGAGTGTTGAACGTGTACGCCCAACGCCCCTCGGCGTTCGAGGGCGAGGAGCGGGAGATGGTCGGACAGCTCGGCGAGATCGTCGGCCACGCTATCGCCGCCGTCGAGCGCAAGCAAGCGCTGCTCTCTGACGAGGTGGTCGAGCTGTCGTTCCAGATGGAGAACGCCTTCGCCTCGATGGGTATGGAGGGGCCAAACGAGGGCACTATCGAACTCGAACACACCGTCTCTATCGACGAGGGGGAGTTCGTCCTCTTCGGACGGGCGAGTCCGGCCGCCGCCGACACCGTCGAGCGGATGGTAGAGGCCTTCCCGTACTACGAGACGGTGAGCTTCCGCGAGGACGGGGAGCGGTTCGAGCTCCGGGTCTCGGAGCCCCCAATCCTCTCGGCTATCGCGTCGCTGGGCGGCTCGGTCGAGACGGCGGTCGTCGAGGACGGCAGCTACCAGTTGACGGTCCATCTCTCCCCGACCGCGGACGTGTCGCGGGTCATCGACGCCGTGAAGGACCGGTACCCGGACGCGACCCTCCTCAAGCGCCGCCAGCTGACGAAACGCGACCGGAGCGGTTCTGAGGGGAACGCGCTCACCGGGGCTCTCACCGACCGCCAGCTGACGGTTCTGGAGACGGCCTACTACGCGGGCTTTTTCGAGTGGCCGCGGGCGGCCTCCGGCGAGACGGTCGCCGAATCCCTCGGCGTCGCCCCGCCGACCTTCCACCAGCACCTCCGGAAGGCCGAACGGAAGGTGTTCGACAGGGTGTTCGCGACGGGCGACTGA
- a CDS encoding DUF7344 domain-containing protein yields MSNTSTHVPESPESITGLSETEQYRLLSVERRRLVLDILEGQTATTLDRLASAVVRREPGLDPADVSATQRVRVSLHHKHLPLMAELGVLEYDDEANRIRL; encoded by the coding sequence ATGAGCAATACTTCAACACACGTTCCCGAGTCACCCGAGAGCATCACGGGGCTCTCCGAAACCGAACAATACCGGCTTCTGTCGGTCGAACGCCGTCGACTCGTCCTCGATATCCTCGAAGGGCAGACGGCCACGACGCTGGACCGGCTCGCCTCGGCGGTCGTCCGACGCGAGCCCGGGCTCGACCCGGCCGACGTGTCCGCCACACAGCGAGTTCGAGTGTCGCTCCACCACAAACATCTCCCCCTGATGGCCGAGCTGGGGGTTCTGGAGTACGACGACGAGGCGAATCGAATCCGACTGTAA